A region from the Campylobacter blaseri genome encodes:
- the panC gene encoding pantoate--beta-alanine ligase, with product MTVVYTKEDLKAELLKLNKNIGFVPTMGYLHNGHKSLIEKSKSENEYTVVSIFVNPAQFLPNEDLDKYPRNKEGDIKFCEDLGVDILFMPKDVYFDYEPKVIAPKELASILEGATRPGHFDGVLTVLNKFFNLVKPKNAYFGKKDTQQLMVINNMIKSFFMNINIVPCEIIREEDGLALSSRNSYLDEEQRVMALKIFRSLTKAKNMIENGELDSNLIQKEMRGILEPLKIDYIEFVDKEFNKIDKIKLGESIILIAVYVGPTRLIDNIWI from the coding sequence ATGACAGTTGTTTACACAAAAGAGGATTTAAAAGCAGAGCTTTTAAAATTAAATAAAAATATAGGTTTTGTCCCTACTATGGGATATTTGCATAATGGACATAAAAGTCTTATAGAAAAGTCAAAAAGTGAGAACGAGTATACAGTAGTGTCGATTTTTGTTAATCCAGCACAATTTTTACCAAATGAAGATCTAGATAAATACCCAAGAAATAAAGAGGGAGATATTAAATTTTGTGAAGACTTAGGCGTTGATATTTTATTTATGCCAAAAGATGTGTATTTTGACTATGAACCAAAAGTTATAGCACCAAAAGAACTTGCAAGTATTTTAGAAGGAGCTACCAGACCTGGGCATTTTGATGGCGTCTTAACAGTTCTTAACAAATTTTTTAATTTGGTTAAGCCAAAAAATGCATATTTTGGGAAAAAAGATACCCAGCAACTAATGGTAATAAACAATATGATTAAGTCATTTTTTATGAATATAAACATAGTTCCTTGTGAGATCATAAGAGAGGAAGATGGGCTAGCGCTTAGTTCTAGAAACTCATACTTGGATGAAGAGCAAAGGGTTATGGCTTTAAAAATTTTTAGATCCCTTACTAAAGCTAAAAATATGATAGAAAATGGTGAGCTAGATTCTAATCTAATACAAAAAGAGATGCGAGGAATTTTAGAGCCTTTAAAGATTGATTATATTGAATTTGTTGATAAGGAATTTAACAAAATTGATAAAATTAAACTTGGAGAAAGCATTATATTAATCGCTGTATATGTAGGGCCTACAAGACTTATAGATAACATTTGGATATAA
- a CDS encoding shikimate dehydrogenase: protein MKKFAVFGNPIKHSISPRLHNYAIKELGLDAFYSRILLEDNIKLKEKFNTLNLDGANITIPFKEDAFKVCDHLDRYANHIGSINTLVKKNNTLYGYNTDAPGFLKAIEEFGKINSALILGAGGTAKALAYALYTKNIKADILNRSEKRKSNFKQSNFYLWDDFKIEQYDLVINSTSAGLVDEEYPVPKELLEDIFKNSSFAFDVIYNKNTPFLRLANSFKIPNKDGKDMLVYQAVLALNFFYNSNLDEKKIEIAMKKAISL from the coding sequence ATGAAAAAATTTGCAGTTTTTGGAAATCCTATAAAACACTCTATATCTCCTAGATTACACAATTATGCAATCAAGGAGTTAGGATTAGATGCTTTTTATAGTAGGATTTTACTAGAAGACAATATAAAATTAAAAGAAAAATTTAATACATTAAATCTAGATGGTGCAAATATAACTATACCTTTTAAGGAAGATGCCTTTAAGGTTTGTGACCATCTTGATAGATATGCAAACCATATAGGCTCCATAAATACACTAGTTAAAAAAAACAATACTCTATATGGATACAATACAGATGCACCTGGATTTTTAAAAGCTATTGAAGAATTTGGAAAGATAAACTCTGCACTTATACTTGGAGCTGGTGGCACCGCAAAGGCATTAGCCTACGCCTTATATACTAAAAATATTAAAGCTGATATTTTAAATAGAAGCGAAAAAAGAAAAAGTAATTTTAAGCAATCTAACTTTTATCTTTGGGATGATTTTAAGATCGAACAATATGATTTAGTTATAAACTCAACTTCAGCAGGCCTAGTAGATGAAGAGTATCCTGTTCCAAAAGAATTACTAGAAGATATATTTAAAAACTCAAGTTTTGCCTTTGATGTTATATATAATAAGAATACACCATTTTTAAGATTAGCAAATAGTTTTAAAATTCCAAATAAAGATGGCAAAGATATGCTAGTTTATCAAGCCGTTTTAGCTCTAAATTTTTTTTATAACTCTAACTTGGATGAGAAAAAAATAGAGATAGCTATGAAAAAAGCTATCTCTTTATAA
- a CDS encoding serine hydroxymethyltransferase, which produces MSLENFDREIYDLTNSELKRQTNYLEMIASENFTYPEVLEVMGSILTNKYAEGYPGKRYYGGCEFVDEIETLAIERCKKLFNCNFANVQPNSGSQANQGVYGALLNPGDKILGMDLSHGGHLTHGAKVSSSGKMYESFFYGVELDGRINYDKVADIANIVKPKLIVCGASAYAREIDFAKFREIADSVGAYLFADVAHIAGLVVAGEHKSPFPHCDIVSSTTHKTLRGPRGGIIMTNDEVIAKKVNSSIFPGIQGGPLMHVIAAKAVGFKHNLSDEWKVYAKQVKANAKKLAEVLISRKYNLVSNGTDNHLVLMSFLDKEFSGKDADMALENSGITCNKNTVPGETRSPFITSGIRLGSPALTSRGMKEAEFEIIGNKIADILDDINNKDLQISVKNELKELASKFIIYDKAMY; this is translated from the coding sequence ATGTCATTAGAAAATTTTGATAGAGAAATTTATGATTTAACAAATAGCGAATTAAAAAGACAAACAAATTACCTAGAAATGATAGCAAGTGAAAACTTTACATATCCAGAAGTGCTAGAAGTTATGGGCTCAATTCTTACAAACAAATATGCTGAAGGATATCCTGGTAAAAGATACTATGGCGGTTGTGAATTTGTAGATGAGATAGAAACATTAGCAATTGAAAGGTGTAAAAAACTTTTTAATTGTAATTTTGCCAATGTTCAACCAAACTCAGGATCACAAGCAAATCAAGGAGTTTATGGAGCACTTTTAAATCCGGGTGATAAAATTTTAGGAATGGATTTAAGCCATGGTGGACATTTAACACATGGTGCAAAAGTTAGTAGTTCTGGAAAAATGTATGAGAGCTTCTTTTATGGAGTTGAGCTTGATGGAAGAATTAACTATGACAAAGTAGCTGATATAGCAAATATAGTTAAACCAAAACTAATAGTTTGCGGTGCAAGTGCGTATGCAAGAGAGATTGATTTTGCTAAATTTAGAGAAATAGCTGATAGCGTTGGAGCATATCTGTTTGCAGATGTAGCACATATCGCAGGCCTTGTTGTTGCGGGTGAACACAAAAGCCCATTTCCTCATTGTGATATAGTAAGTTCTACAACTCACAAAACACTAAGAGGTCCAAGAGGCGGTATTATTATGACAAATGATGAAGTAATTGCCAAAAAAGTAAATTCATCGATTTTTCCTGGAATCCAAGGAGGACCTTTAATGCATGTAATTGCTGCAAAAGCTGTTGGTTTTAAACACAACCTTAGTGATGAATGGAAAGTATATGCAAAACAGGTAAAAGCAAATGCGAAAAAACTTGCTGAAGTGCTAATATCTAGAAAATACAATCTAGTAAGCAATGGCACTGATAATCATTTGGTATTAATGAGTTTTTTAGATAAAGAATTTAGTGGTAAAGATGCTGATATGGCCTTGGAAAACTCTGGAATAACTTGTAATAAAAATACAGTTCCAGGTGAAACAAGAAGTCCTTTTATAACAAGTGGTATAAGGCTGGGAAGTCCAGCACTAACATCAAGAGGAATGAAAGAGGCAGAATTTGAAATTATAGGTAATAAAATTGCAGATATATTAGATGATATTAACAATAAAGATTTACAAATAAGTGTAAAAAATGAACTAAAAGAGCTAGCTAGTAAATTTATAATTTACGATAAAGCTATGTATTAA
- a CDS encoding SPOR domain-containing protein: MEDKFNIDDSIVLNPKGGKINNIKKILTAIAILVVLFLIILILMRFINSEDVNTDVDLMLPAEQKIDENLNLLNKEAKKVTIKNTSSIKNDEKAIKDTENKPAEHKVKDTPSVAKQEIVIVSSKKAEEEARKAAEAKKAEELKKLEEAKKAEEARKAAEAKKIAEAKKAEELKKLEEAKKAEEARKAAEAKKIKKGLLLKSSMPKGDYIQVLAVSTYKPDANYIKKLTGAGYDYRLHKVQVSGKEFTKILVGPYSSNQLQRELSNIRATINKNAFKYTVK, translated from the coding sequence ATGGAAGATAAATTTAACATAGATGATAGCATTGTACTAAACCCCAAAGGGGGCAAGATAAATAATATCAAAAAAATACTAACTGCTATTGCGATATTAGTTGTTCTTTTCTTAATTATTTTAATTCTAATGAGATTTATAAACAGTGAAGATGTTAACACAGATGTTGATCTAATGCTTCCAGCTGAGCAAAAAATAGATGAAAATTTAAATCTTTTAAACAAAGAAGCTAAAAAGGTAACTATTAAAAATACATCATCTATCAAAAATGATGAAAAAGCCATAAAAGACACTGAGAACAAGCCCGCAGAACACAAAGTTAAAGATACTCCGTCCGTTGCCAAGCAAGAGATTGTTATAGTTTCTTCAAAAAAAGCAGAGGAAGAGGCAAGAAAAGCAGCTGAGGCTAAAAAGGCTGAAGAGTTAAAAAAACTTGAAGAAGCTAAAAAAGCTGAAGAGGCAAGAAAAGCAGCTGAAGCTAAAAAAATAGCAGAAGCAAAAAAGGCTGAAGAGTTAAAAAAACTTGAAGAAGCTAAAAAAGCTGAAGAGGCAAGAAAAGCAGCTGAAGCTAAAAAAATAAAAAAAGGCTTACTGTTGAAATCCTCGATGCCTAAAGGTGATTATATACAAGTACTTGCAGTTAGTACATATAAGCCCGATGCAAACTACATTAAAAAGCTAACTGGTGCTGGATATGATTATAGATTACATAAAGTTCAAGTATCTGGCAAAGAGTTTACTAAAATTTTAGTAGGTCCTTATAGCTCTAACCAGCTTCAAAGAGAACTATCTAATATTAGGGCAACAATTAATAAAAATGCTTTTAAATATACGGTTAAATAG
- the prfB gene encoding peptide chain release factor 2: MESYQYTELLKTLTSKVENIAIIIKPEELKKRLGEIEEAQNDPKFWEDTKKATIITQEKTKISSILKKYNSSKMAVDDARDIYELANEEEDLETLNLILEEADSLEKLVLELEVSMLLSGEDDSKNAIVSIHPGAGGTESNDWASMLYRMYLRFCEREGYKVEVLDFQEGDEAGLKDVSFIVSGENAYGYLKAENGIHRLVRVSPFDSAGRRHTSFSSVMVSPEIDDDINIELDDKDLRFDYYRASGAGGQHVNKTESAVRITHIPTGIVVQCQNDRSQHKNKATAIKMLKSRLYELELYKQNEASNSVDKSDIGWGHQIRSYVLFPYQSVKDNRSNLSYSQVSNILDGDIKNIIEDVLVSQTKK; the protein is encoded by the coding sequence TTGGAAAGTTATCAATATACTGAGCTTTTAAAAACGCTTACAAGCAAAGTAGAAAATATAGCTATCATTATAAAACCAGAAGAGCTAAAAAAAAGATTAGGTGAGATAGAAGAGGCGCAAAATGACCCTAAATTTTGGGAAGATACAAAAAAAGCAACTATAATTACCCAAGAAAAGACTAAAATCTCATCTATTTTAAAAAAATATAATTCATCTAAAATGGCGGTTGATGATGCTAGAGATATTTATGAATTAGCTAATGAAGAAGAGGATTTAGAAACTTTAAATTTAATACTTGAAGAGGCAGACAGTTTAGAAAAACTTGTTTTAGAGTTAGAAGTTTCTATGCTTTTAAGTGGAGAAGATGACTCAAAGAATGCAATCGTTTCAATCCATCCAGGAGCTGGTGGAACTGAGAGCAATGATTGGGCTAGCATGCTTTATAGAATGTATCTTAGGTTTTGTGAGAGAGAGGGCTATAAGGTAGAGGTTCTGGATTTCCAAGAGGGTGATGAAGCGGGACTAAAAGATGTTAGTTTTATAGTTAGTGGTGAAAATGCTTATGGGTATTTAAAGGCTGAAAATGGAATTCATAGACTTGTTAGAGTAAGCCCATTCGATAGCGCAGGTAGACGCCATACTAGCTTTTCAAGCGTTATGGTAAGTCCTGAGATTGATGATGATATAAATATTGAGCTTGATGATAAAGATTTAAGGTTTGATTATTATAGAGCAAGTGGGGCTGGTGGGCAACATGTAAATAAAACAGAGAGTGCTGTTAGAATTACACATATTCCAACAGGTATTGTAGTTCAATGTCAAAATGATAGAAGCCAACACAAAAACAAAGCAACGGCTATAAAAATGTTAAAATCAAGACTATATGAATTAGAATTATACAAGCAAAATGAGGCAAGTAATAGTGTTGATAAAAGCGATATAGGCTGGGGACATCAAATAAGATCTTATGTTTTGTTTCCATATCAAAGCGTAAAAGACAATAGATCAAATTTAAGTTATTCACAAGTTAGTAATATTTTAGACGGAGATATAAAAAATATAATTGAAGATGTATTGGTTTCACAAACAAAAAAATAA
- the rimO gene encoding 30S ribosomal protein S12 methylthiotransferase RimO: MKKLYLLSLGCNKNLVDSQIMLGRLGNYQVVDKPDDADVMIVNTCGFIASAKEESINAILELAQYKKDDGVLVVTGCLMQRYKDELIKELPEVDIFSGVGDYDKIDEMILKKQNLFSPQTYLQKSEKRVITGSNYHAYIKLSEGCNQKCSFCAIPTFKGKLRSRSIDDIVDEISNLVNQGYYDFSFISQDSSSYGRDLGKKDGLCELIDRVEKIDGVKFARILYLYPTTTSDELVQKIIDSKVFLNYFDMPIQHISNNMLKIMKRGANKERIIELLAKMREAKDSFVRSGFIVGHPGESEKDFDELCEFLKSFSFDRVSIFAYSKEEDTASFNMEQIPQKIVTKRLNMIEKITNQTTKESFEKELGKTSTCVVEGYSSEGEMFFGAKKYIWDKDIDGEILINDSNLQNLEVGKTYTCKFTDFIGDKLVAEIIS, from the coding sequence ATGAAAAAACTATATCTTTTATCATTAGGCTGTAATAAAAATCTTGTTGATAGCCAAATTATGCTTGGAAGGCTTGGTAACTACCAAGTTGTAGATAAGCCAGATGATGCTGATGTTATGATTGTAAATACTTGTGGATTTATAGCCTCTGCAAAAGAGGAGAGCATTAATGCCATTTTAGAACTTGCTCAATACAAAAAAGATGATGGGGTTTTGGTTGTAACTGGTTGCTTGATGCAAAGATATAAAGATGAACTTATTAAAGAACTCCCAGAGGTTGATATATTTAGTGGTGTTGGGGATTATGATAAAATTGATGAGATGATTTTAAAAAAACAAAATCTTTTCAGCCCTCAAACATATTTACAAAAAAGCGAAAAAAGAGTTATAACTGGCTCAAACTACCACGCCTATATAAAGCTTTCAGAAGGATGTAATCAAAAATGCAGTTTTTGTGCGATTCCAACTTTTAAGGGAAAATTGCGAAGTAGAAGCATAGATGATATAGTAGATGAAATTTCAAATTTAGTAAATCAAGGTTATTATGATTTTAGTTTTATATCTCAAGATAGCAGTAGCTATGGAAGAGATTTAGGAAAAAAAGATGGACTTTGTGAGTTAATAGATAGAGTTGAAAAAATAGATGGGGTTAAATTTGCTAGAATTTTGTATCTTTATCCTACCACAACATCAGATGAATTAGTTCAAAAAATAATAGACTCAAAAGTATTTTTAAACTACTTTGATATGCCAATTCAACATATAAGCAACAATATGTTAAAAATTATGAAAAGGGGTGCAAATAAAGAGCGAATTATAGAGCTTTTAGCAAAAATGCGAGAGGCAAAAGATTCGTTTGTAAGAAGTGGTTTTATAGTAGGACATCCAGGGGAAAGCGAAAAAGATTTTGATGAGCTTTGTGAGTTTTTAAAGTCATTTAGCTTTGATAGAGTTTCTATATTTGCCTATTCAAAAGAAGAAGATACAGCAAGTTTCAATATGGAACAAATTCCTCAAAAAATAGTTACAAAACGGCTAAATATGATAGAAAAAATCACAAACCAAACCACAAAAGAGAGTTTTGAAAAAGAGCTTGGCAAAACTTCAACTTGCGTAGTCGAAGGCTATAGCAGTGAAGGTGAGATGTTTTTTGGAGCTAAAAAATATATTTGGGATAAAGACATTGATGGAGAAATTTTAATAAATGACTCAAATTTGCAAAATCTTGAAGTTGGTAAAACATATACTTGTAAATTTACAGATTTTATAGGGGATAAATTAGTTGCAGAAATTATCTCTTGA
- a CDS encoding sel1 repeat family protein, which translates to MKKNIIAFALVIPFTFFGCATTTKQVPKTQKQEYDINMGEVVDNPLAEQDRIIIERQCQSVGAKSCYDLGVSYYRKGDFKTAINTFDVGCAMYQYLPSCLQMGRMFEKGEGVPVNKAAALDIYERACFSGDKPSCQDMRRLK; encoded by the coding sequence ATGAAAAAAAATATTATAGCTTTTGCTTTAGTTATTCCATTCACATTTTTTGGATGTGCTACTACCACAAAACAGGTACCGAAGACCCAAAAACAAGAGTATGATATAAATATGGGCGAAGTTGTTGATAATCCACTAGCTGAACAAGATAGGATAATCATAGAGAGACAATGTCAAAGCGTAGGTGCAAAATCATGTTATGATTTAGGCGTTAGTTACTATAGAAAGGGCGATTTTAAAACCGCTATAAATACTTTTGATGTAGGTTGTGCCATGTATCAATACTTGCCATCTTGCTTGCAGATGGGAAGAATGTTTGAAAAGGGTGAAGGTGTTCCTGTAAACAAAGCAGCAGCTCTAGACATATATGAAAGAGCTTGCTTTTCGGGCGATAAACCTAGTTGTCAAGATATGAGAAGATTAAAATAG
- a CDS encoding type II secretion system protein → MNEEGILVSLGYVMNDSTLKQVRAILSKCDFDSNELDRIVTLNDRLKTYGAYIAMSNSNDYFKIKNEPKQESEKEVVRDMIFTWADKYKFELEKVADRETYYIVGRI, encoded by the coding sequence GTGAATGAAGAAGGAATTTTAGTATCTTTAGGGTATGTTATGAATGACTCAACTTTAAAACAAGTTAGAGCAATACTATCAAAATGTGATTTTGATAGCAATGAGCTTGATAGAATTGTAACTTTAAACGATAGACTAAAAACATATGGTGCATATATTGCTATGTCAAATTCAAATGATTATTTTAAAATTAAAAATGAGCCTAAACAAGAATCTGAAAAAGAGGTTGTTAGAGATATGATATTTACATGGGCTGATAAGTATAAATTTGAATTAGAAAAAGTTGCAGACAGGGAAACTTACTATATAGTGGGAAGAATTTAA